CAGGATGCGCAGGCCGGCGCTGTTGATATACTCAAGTTCCGAGAAATCCATGATCAGGTGCCTGACGCCGCGGTCGAGGCTTTGCAGGACCTTTTTCTCGAGTTCGGCAGTGGTCGCTGCGTCGAGGCGCCCCTTGACCTGAAAGACGGCGGCAGCGGGGTGCTCTATTTCGTGGAGTTGCATGCTTTCTCCTGCATGTTCTTGCTGATGGTGAGCCTGGTGCGGTTGCGTCCGCCGCTGCGGGTGTAGTCCATGCGTGCTGCCAGGTTGCGCACCAGGCACAGGCCCATGCCGCCGATGCGGACGTCCCCATGTTTTGCGCATCTCTCCAGAGTGTGTGCAGTGGGGTCGAAGGGCGTGCAGGTGTCGACGATTTCCACGATCATGTCCTCCTCGCCGTCCGTCACGACGACGGAAACTTCGCAGTCCTGCCCCCGGCTCTTGCCGTGGGTCAGGCTGTTGGAAACGATCTCGTCGACGATGAGGCCCAGACGGTAGCGTAACGCGTCGGGCAGAGCCCTGGCCCT
The window above is part of the Deltaproteobacteria bacterium HGW-Deltaproteobacteria-18 genome. Proteins encoded here:
- a CDS encoding anti-sigma factor antagonist; the encoded protein is MQLHEIEHPAAAVFQVKGRLDAATTAELEKKVLQSLDRGVRHLIMDFSELEYINSAGLRILVMSYQRLNPRGGQVLICGVRDYIAEIFDISGYDRIFAMCPDMAMALREVDLL